One region of Rhodoferax ferrireducens T118 genomic DNA includes:
- a CDS encoding type II secretion system protein GspD, whose amino-acid sequence MHGALGAAPAGTIGNSDPSSVIDLDTEFEDAFIYRPVQSGGDRLPDKMIKSLSLTDTAILDALRLLIKDTPVSLSMMNAANQNSTVNGTVTAYNLSGNLPDVVEKLSNSAGFYYRYSQGTLNIYPDEQFVVSLPPIVNEDVFAGMANTIVKLGASDAYLDRQGRSLTFRANRSAMRGIDRFLENVRETRSLIVFDTYIYEVNLTDGAQTGIKWNKLAMAIGPGGSLGALGAVGGSTVADSGGMGFSAIYKGSRFDLDAFFSFLQTQGNVKTIAQPKIAIMSGSKGGFKAGSTTKYVSQVGTNSSTTINQTTVSTDTAVSGLDLSLTGDVSDGTVYARIRISLSELIRFNSFEALGTSLQLPQTTSRELTTAIRARPGDVVLLGGVNNSSESSDYSGLPGEKGQMLVPTSSNKKVARTELVMVMKPKIVRFSNPQREAEKLARKMFEQSQVRAVADVKVPVQLVELQAVRPAPIRPAILPANLINPVKARVEPNAPPVEIAAQAIAEPAPVNKDRTPPKANPSQTRVADVSPAVSVQTGNLTVTDPVHGQREMAVSVGQAAQQPQEQAQPAPRARAPIAGEAISAVQTASNKDGSLVVQVKSGDHLVAEVNLKQPQSGENNND is encoded by the coding sequence ATGCATGGTGCCCTCGGCGCCGCGCCTGCGGGAACCATAGGCAACTCTGATCCCAGCAGCGTCATTGACCTAGACACTGAATTTGAAGACGCGTTCATCTACCGTCCGGTGCAAAGCGGGGGCGACCGCCTGCCTGACAAGATGATCAAGTCGTTGTCGTTGACGGATACCGCGATTCTGGATGCATTGCGGCTGCTGATAAAAGACACGCCCGTTAGTTTGTCGATGATGAACGCAGCGAACCAGAATTCAACGGTCAATGGAACAGTCACCGCTTACAACCTCAGTGGCAACCTGCCCGACGTGGTGGAAAAGCTATCCAATTCTGCGGGTTTTTACTATCGGTACTCCCAAGGTACGCTCAATATCTACCCTGACGAACAGTTCGTGGTTTCCCTGCCGCCCATCGTCAATGAAGATGTTTTTGCGGGTATGGCCAATACCATCGTGAAACTCGGTGCATCGGACGCATATTTGGACCGCCAGGGCAGGTCTCTGACGTTTCGCGCCAACCGGTCGGCCATGCGAGGGATTGACAGATTTCTCGAAAATGTGAGAGAGACGCGCAGCCTCATCGTCTTCGATACCTATATTTACGAAGTCAATCTGACCGATGGCGCTCAAACAGGAATCAAGTGGAACAAACTGGCAATGGCCATCGGCCCGGGGGGCTCTCTGGGCGCTCTTGGCGCTGTCGGGGGGAGCACAGTCGCAGACTCGGGAGGCATGGGCTTCTCGGCGATCTACAAGGGGTCGCGATTTGACCTTGACGCGTTTTTCTCATTCTTGCAGACGCAAGGTAATGTCAAAACCATTGCCCAGCCGAAGATTGCAATCATGTCGGGATCAAAAGGCGGGTTTAAGGCAGGTTCGACCACCAAGTACGTTTCCCAGGTCGGCACCAATTCCAGTACCACGATCAATCAAACCACAGTCAGTACCGACACCGCTGTCTCCGGGCTGGACCTGTCTCTGACGGGCGATGTATCGGATGGCACCGTCTACGCGCGGATTCGCATCTCCCTGTCCGAACTCATCCGCTTCAACTCATTTGAGGCACTTGGAACGTCATTGCAGCTGCCACAGACCACCTCACGCGAATTGACCACTGCGATACGTGCACGCCCAGGCGATGTGGTGCTCCTGGGCGGCGTGAACAACAGCAGCGAGTCATCGGACTACTCGGGCTTGCCGGGTGAAAAGGGGCAAATGCTGGTGCCAACAAGTTCAAATAAAAAAGTGGCGCGCACTGAACTGGTTATGGTCATGAAGCCAAAAATCGTGCGATTTTCAAATCCGCAAAGGGAAGCCGAAAAATTGGCTCGGAAGATGTTCGAGCAAAGCCAGGTCCGCGCTGTGGCCGACGTGAAAGTGCCCGTACAGTTGGTGGAGCTCCAGGCCGTGCGGCCAGCGCCGATACGACCTGCGATCCTGCCGGCCAATTTGATCAATCCTGTCAAAGCCAGGGTTGAACCGAATGCCCCACCGGTGGAAATAGCTGCCCAGGCCATTGCCGAACCCGCGCCGGTCAATAAAGACAGGACTCCACCGAAAGCGAATCCATCCCAAACCAGGGTTGCCGACGTGAGTCCGGCGGTGAGCGTGCAGACCGGCAACCTAACCGTGACTGATCCGGTCCATGGCCAACGCGAGATGGCAGTTTCCGTAGGACAGGCGGCCCAACAACCTCAAGAGCAGGCGCAACCAGCGCCGCGTGCACGGGCTCCCATTGCCGGCGAGGCGATATCGGCCGTGCAAACAGCCTCGAACAAGGATGGAAGTCTGGTCGTACAGGTAAAGTCAGGCGACCATTTGGTAGCTGAAGTCAATCTCAAGCAGCCACAGAGTGGAGAGAACAACAATGATTAA
- a CDS encoding Type II secretory pathway component PulD-like protein has protein sequence MTVALLVASSAFMAGCAQLPEATGDTTGNVGASGPIAPAPEISVVDRSPDRTRNIGKEELFIAQPLQSSDPMPRINIENVTILSSRVYELMRTLLDGKNISFSISGVNSKVMRRHVSASNITGDLEQILDDFANSVGFYWHYKGGTLHIAPDRQYIATIPPIDDVYESMPPMLQSMGAIDVFVDRTSHLVTYSANREASEKIDGYLKHIRDNKKMISYDVYVWQVELDGDHKNGIRWEKLDEEIASKRGVKRQAASSDAKLGAGFSSTFGRGELPIDVLSSFLSAQGKIHAISQPKMAMISGGKSTFRIGNTTVYAKQVGTDSSSGVNKTTVTTAQALSGIELTVVGNLDGETVYTDIQMKLNDLLRFNSFSANGISLQLPQNANRELSTLARIRPGNSLLLAGINISRTDDSRTVKDAREKNSMTLPNSMYETEQRTELVLVFSPNVYSFINEGVNSKTNADLQAYQNEK, from the coding sequence TTGACCGTTGCGCTGTTGGTGGCGAGCAGCGCCTTCATGGCGGGCTGTGCTCAGCTTCCAGAGGCAACAGGAGACACCACAGGCAACGTCGGCGCATCGGGTCCTATAGCGCCCGCACCGGAAATCTCCGTCGTCGACCGCTCCCCCGACAGAACCAGGAACATTGGCAAAGAGGAGCTGTTCATCGCGCAGCCACTGCAGAGCAGTGATCCTATGCCACGGATCAACATAGAGAACGTAACCATATTGAGCAGTCGGGTCTATGAGCTGATGCGCACCCTGCTTGATGGAAAGAATATTTCGTTTTCAATTTCCGGCGTCAACAGCAAAGTTATGCGCCGCCATGTGTCAGCGTCCAACATCACGGGTGATCTAGAGCAGATTCTTGACGATTTTGCCAATTCGGTCGGGTTCTACTGGCATTACAAGGGAGGGACACTGCACATAGCGCCTGACCGCCAGTACATCGCCACGATTCCCCCCATTGACGACGTGTACGAAAGCATGCCCCCCATGCTGCAATCCATGGGTGCGATTGACGTGTTTGTCGATCGGACATCACACCTGGTGACCTACAGCGCCAACAGGGAGGCCTCAGAGAAGATAGATGGCTACCTCAAGCACATTCGTGACAACAAGAAAATGATTTCTTACGATGTGTACGTCTGGCAGGTCGAACTCGATGGGGACCACAAGAACGGTATTCGGTGGGAAAAGCTCGACGAGGAAATCGCTTCCAAAAGAGGGGTTAAACGCCAGGCCGCATCCAGTGATGCCAAATTGGGAGCCGGCTTCAGTTCGACCTTCGGGCGCGGCGAGTTGCCGATTGATGTGCTTTCGAGTTTTCTGTCGGCCCAGGGAAAGATTCACGCTATTTCGCAACCGAAAATGGCAATGATCAGCGGTGGCAAAAGCACCTTTCGGATCGGCAACACCACGGTGTACGCCAAGCAAGTCGGAACCGATTCGAGTTCGGGAGTGAACAAGACCACAGTGACTACCGCGCAGGCGTTGTCGGGAATCGAGTTGACGGTGGTTGGCAATCTGGATGGCGAGACGGTCTATACCGACATCCAGATGAAACTCAACGACTTGCTCAGGTTCAACTCCTTCAGCGCCAACGGTATCTCCCTGCAATTGCCCCAAAACGCAAATCGCGAACTATCGACCCTTGCGCGGATTCGTCCAGGCAACTCTCTCTTGCTGGCGGGGATAAACATCAGCAGAACCGACGATAGCCGCACCGTAAAAGACGCTCGCGAGAAGAACTCGATGACCTTGCCAAATAGCATGTATGAAACCGAACAGAGAACAGAACTTGTGTTGGTTTTTTCCCCCAATGTTTACTCCTTCATTAACGAAGGCGTGAATTCCAAGACCAATGCTGACCTTCAGGCCTATCAAAATGAAAAATGA
- a CDS encoding response regulator: MSFPLERHPGSIIFVDDDENYLAAVKTIFPSQWNIQTFADTSEFVSHMSAMMTVIEDMDAYQRGAIERCRKGGSVAIEVLRFWNAFPERYALPKVVLMDYHMPNHSGLDALEKIKDWRGPKVLLTGVADEAQVCRAFNERLIDYYVAKQNSKILALIVSTVKLMLNNYTENSSLQWNAWNMSMKPEQTLILGYPEITQALFKFVDDNCEHIVIGDPFGVMALGYAGEVKWLQLETTATLDAAADLVIKSGGTSEDAQSVRAAHSLTNARINSALGIADTPSAVANSFQIRIPSINEILFGAVFDLTVGGAPLPEACYTAWQQRQSQRI, encoded by the coding sequence ATGTCATTTCCGCTTGAGCGTCACCCCGGGTCCATCATCTTCGTTGACGATGATGAGAATTACTTGGCGGCTGTAAAGACCATTTTCCCGTCGCAGTGGAACATTCAGACATTCGCGGATACCTCTGAATTTGTTTCGCACATGTCGGCCATGATGACGGTGATCGAGGATATGGACGCCTATCAACGGGGCGCCATTGAACGCTGCAGAAAAGGCGGCTCCGTGGCCATCGAAGTGCTGCGTTTCTGGAACGCATTTCCAGAGCGCTACGCGTTGCCAAAAGTGGTCTTGATGGACTATCACATGCCCAATCACAGCGGGCTTGACGCTTTGGAGAAAATCAAGGACTGGCGTGGCCCTAAAGTCTTGCTGACGGGCGTCGCCGACGAGGCACAGGTATGTCGGGCGTTCAATGAACGCTTAATTGACTATTACGTCGCCAAACAGAATTCAAAGATACTGGCGCTGATTGTTTCGACAGTGAAACTCATGCTCAATAATTACACCGAAAACAGCAGCCTGCAATGGAACGCGTGGAACATGTCGATGAAGCCCGAGCAAACATTAATTTTGGGCTATCCAGAAATCACACAAGCCCTGTTCAAATTTGTTGATGACAACTGTGAACATATTGTGATCGGAGACCCATTCGGGGTCATGGCGCTTGGCTACGCAGGCGAGGTCAAATGGCTGCAATTGGAAACCACCGCCACCCTCGACGCTGCGGCCGATCTGGTCATCAAGTCGGGTGGAACCAGTGAAGACGCGCAGAGTGTGCGCGCGGCGCACTCCCTGACCAATGCGCGCATCAACTCCGCACTGGGCATTGCAGACACTCCATCTGCCGTCGCTAATTCATTTCAGATTCGTATTCCCAGCATCAACGAAATTCTTTTCGGGGCTGTTTTCGACCTGACTGTTGGTGGGGCACCTCTGCCAGAGGCGTGCTACACGGCATGGCAACAGCGCCAGAGCCAGCGCATTTAG
- a CDS encoding PRTRC system ThiF family protein: protein MSTYKIPSAFLAKPVNVAVIGAGGTGSAVIACLAQMCVALEALGAPGLDVTVIDDDRVSPANIGRQAFAPCDVGQFKASVLVNRVNQTFGLDWDAKNERLAVLPARHNYDMPRIYIGCVDTRKARQAIKSHWEASSNSGFNGTAWWLDCGNTAHSGQVILGVLTEGVVELPSAGHLFPEMVDASLDASDDMPSCSLPEALAKQDLFTNRTIADTAMNLLWKLFRYGETDVHGAFVNLQTMRTNPLPIDPIAWARMGYAAEVEEEA from the coding sequence ATGAGCACCTACAAAATACCCTCTGCGTTTCTCGCAAAGCCGGTCAACGTGGCGGTGATCGGAGCGGGCGGTACCGGCTCGGCCGTGATCGCCTGTCTGGCGCAAATGTGCGTCGCGCTGGAAGCCCTTGGGGCTCCGGGGCTTGATGTCACGGTCATTGATGATGACCGGGTGAGTCCGGCCAACATCGGCCGTCAAGCTTTTGCCCCCTGCGACGTCGGGCAATTCAAGGCCAGCGTGCTGGTCAACCGTGTCAATCAGACTTTCGGGTTGGATTGGGATGCGAAAAATGAACGCCTGGCTGTTCTGCCTGCCCGTCACAACTACGACATGCCAAGAATTTACATTGGCTGTGTGGATACCCGAAAAGCCCGACAAGCCATTAAATCCCATTGGGAAGCAAGCTCTAATAGCGGGTTCAATGGAACAGCCTGGTGGCTCGATTGCGGAAATACGGCCCATTCCGGGCAGGTCATTCTTGGCGTTCTAACTGAAGGGGTGGTAGAGTTGCCGAGCGCGGGCCACCTCTTTCCGGAGATGGTAGATGCAAGCCTTGATGCCAGCGATGACATGCCCAGCTGTTCACTGCCTGAGGCGCTGGCCAAGCAAGACCTGTTCACGAATCGGACCATTGCAGATACAGCCATGAATTTGCTGTGGAAGCTGTTTCGCTACGGGGAAACGGATGTCCATGGGGCGTTTGTGAACCTGCAGACGATGCGCACCAACCCGTTGCCTATCGATCCCATCGCTTGGGCACGCATGGGTTATGCGGCTGAGGTGGAAGAAGAAGCATGA
- a CDS encoding PRTRC system protein A: MNAQHASMIDRFLATDCPVITMPHDSEVFEPLKTPGHRLIVAAGGLYKEIRRAWLHAIVHVARAQTPFGELQTTLSMPFQVPENLLVEFLHQARAAAPNETAAWIVFNEGDRSLRLLPMEYDGVTPVHLSILRPMLAAGEHLVVDLHSHHQMSAYFSRTDDADDIASNEVKIAGVVGTIHQNPTWNFRMCLEGVLMPDFLKLLRLKELP, translated from the coding sequence ATGAATGCCCAACACGCATCCATGATCGACCGCTTTCTGGCAACAGACTGCCCGGTCATCACCATGCCTCACGACAGTGAGGTATTTGAACCCCTGAAGACCCCTGGCCACCGACTCATCGTCGCGGCAGGAGGGCTTTACAAAGAAATCCGCCGCGCCTGGCTTCATGCGATCGTCCATGTGGCGCGCGCACAGACCCCCTTTGGCGAGCTGCAGACCACGCTCAGCATGCCATTCCAGGTGCCGGAAAACTTGCTTGTCGAATTTCTGCATCAAGCCAGAGCCGCCGCGCCCAACGAAACGGCGGCCTGGATCGTCTTCAATGAAGGGGACAGGTCGCTTCGGCTCCTTCCCATGGAATACGACGGGGTTACCCCGGTGCACCTGAGCATTCTGCGGCCCATGCTCGCCGCTGGCGAGCACCTGGTGGTGGACCTGCACAGTCATCACCAAATGTCAGCGTATTTCAGCCGTACCGACGACGCGGATGACATCGCAAGCAACGAAGTCAAGATCGCCGGCGTTGTCGGCACCATCCACCAAAATCCGACCTGGAATTTCAGGATGTGTCTGGAAGGAGTGCTGATGCCTGATTTTCTGAAACTCTTACGTTTGAAAGAATTGCCATGA
- a CDS encoding PRTRC system protein B translates to MHLKTDEKKEFELEKAFLVYGARSSYSRREVGYVSEHNVNINSKGVPTIMKGRALKKDSLMAALRQLARQQGISDLVWVDDQTIATSSTLQVWWTPAQSRWMHFQSQGLQLSLPAQNPPLVWLACGECLMVFALKENIKPGPTTALHHAPLFNVFANAEVCAGSMQKPKDGNAKEWVESFYAATFTHANPPSRRLTTYRQGEKALWKHLMTSKKKPAFPTDKLKPFGKTLGEVVQNLEKDL, encoded by the coding sequence ATGCATCTGAAAACCGATGAAAAAAAGGAATTCGAACTCGAAAAGGCCTTTCTGGTCTATGGCGCGCGAAGCAGTTATTCGCGGCGCGAGGTGGGATATGTCAGCGAACACAATGTGAATATCAACTCCAAGGGCGTGCCCACCATCATGAAAGGGCGTGCGCTCAAGAAAGACTCCCTGATGGCAGCCCTACGCCAGTTGGCCCGCCAGCAGGGGATCAGCGATCTGGTGTGGGTCGATGATCAGACCATCGCGACAAGCTCGACGCTGCAGGTCTGGTGGACACCTGCCCAAAGCCGGTGGATGCACTTCCAGTCGCAGGGTCTTCAGTTGAGTTTGCCGGCGCAGAACCCGCCTTTGGTGTGGTTGGCGTGCGGGGAATGCCTGATGGTGTTCGCCCTCAAGGAAAACATCAAGCCAGGACCAACAACCGCGTTGCACCATGCGCCTCTGTTCAATGTCTTTGCGAATGCAGAGGTTTGCGCGGGAAGCATGCAGAAACCCAAGGATGGCAATGCCAAGGAATGGGTGGAGTCGTTTTACGCCGCCACCTTCACGCATGCCAACCCGCCAAGCCGCCGACTGACAACCTATCGTCAAGGCGAAAAAGCGCTTTGGAAGCATTTGATGACTTCAAAGAAGAAACCGGCGTTTCCCACCGACAAGCTCAAGCCATTTGGCAAGACGCTGGGTGAAGTAGTCCAAAATTTGGAAAAAGACCTTTAA
- a CDS encoding PRTRC system protein F, with protein MTAAVSTLCLPRISKGVPCIVTGESEGGSLVASLFAEREALGLPTIYPDSKVHRDIDEVVLKNLYELGYKPNGYSERYIKIQMSAICEPYEFEDGTELLSSYVVSPADCVINLHEPIMSLEQSSPGLGETVMYWIKAITDKQCIPGFVTGETLFEMFSCYRLEDAQTDEEAMELLLQNGYGKEDAETYLPSVIKASLGGEIFINPQQKIKARQLRKQLDQAGFKGAARLVQLLKKELPAKFAQARDALFKGPPHFWQAYSFDVLLVGGDQPMDAITEFIDQMDNDRSNNGESDDLLFVQRAELNTNPDGSLAEHHLDGLLVLANIFNAWTGIEEVISLLLDHVKDRKTH; from the coding sequence ATGACAGCGGCCGTCTCGACGCTGTGCCTGCCGCGAATCTCGAAAGGGGTTCCATGCATAGTCACAGGCGAATCTGAAGGCGGCTCCCTTGTGGCCTCTCTCTTCGCAGAGAGGGAGGCCCTGGGTCTGCCCACCATCTACCCCGATAGCAAGGTGCATCGGGACATTGACGAAGTTGTCCTGAAAAACCTCTATGAATTGGGCTACAAGCCCAATGGGTACAGTGAGCGCTACATCAAGATTCAAATGAGCGCCATCTGCGAGCCATATGAGTTCGAAGATGGCACTGAACTGTTGAGCAGTTACGTTGTGTCGCCGGCCGATTGCGTCATCAACCTTCATGAGCCCATCATGTCATTGGAGCAATCAAGTCCGGGGCTGGGGGAAACTGTGATGTACTGGATCAAAGCGATCACGGACAAACAGTGCATTCCTGGTTTCGTCACGGGCGAAACGCTCTTTGAGATGTTTTCTTGCTACCGTCTGGAGGACGCGCAGACCGATGAGGAGGCCATGGAATTGCTACTGCAGAACGGCTATGGTAAAGAGGATGCCGAGACCTACCTGCCAAGCGTGATCAAGGCGTCCCTTGGCGGTGAGATATTCATCAACCCCCAACAAAAGATCAAGGCCCGTCAACTGCGCAAGCAGCTCGATCAGGCTGGGTTCAAAGGTGCCGCCCGATTGGTGCAGCTGCTTAAAAAGGAGTTGCCCGCCAAGTTCGCGCAAGCCCGGGACGCTTTGTTCAAGGGGCCGCCGCATTTCTGGCAAGCGTACAGCTTTGATGTCCTGCTGGTCGGCGGGGACCAACCCATGGACGCCATAACGGAGTTCATTGATCAAATGGACAACGACCGTTCCAACAACGGCGAATCCGATGATTTGTTGTTCGTCCAGCGGGCGGAGCTCAACACCAATCCAGACGGATCTCTCGCAGAGCACCACTTGGACGGACTATTGGTGCTGGCCAACATATTCAACGCATGGACGGGTATCGAAGAGGTCATCAGCCTCCTCCTCGACCATGTGAAGGACCGAAAAACACATTGA
- a CDS encoding PRTRC system protein C yields MALERQILTRVFIYAGVKMPDPDATMQPVAVRDFFAAAGRPELSSAEVRGPEVVGNELQFTLHRAVGTKGLQAMVNMATTAEEKLELANIKVPGWISDRLAGFRKGAIRPQAQVNSLIEILSKSGNGDCIRPPAQAIPWFF; encoded by the coding sequence ATGGCACTCGAACGTCAAATCCTTACCCGCGTGTTCATTTACGCGGGCGTCAAAATGCCCGACCCGGATGCAACGATGCAACCGGTTGCAGTCCGAGATTTCTTCGCAGCCGCTGGTCGCCCCGAACTCTCGAGCGCCGAAGTCCGCGGTCCTGAAGTTGTCGGCAACGAATTGCAGTTCACGCTGCACCGTGCCGTCGGTACCAAAGGCCTCCAGGCAATGGTGAACATGGCCACAACGGCTGAAGAAAAATTGGAACTCGCCAATATCAAGGTCCCGGGCTGGATCAGCGACCGTCTGGCTGGTTTCCGCAAGGGCGCCATCCGGCCGCAAGCCCAAGTCAATAGCCTGATCGAGATTCTGTCCAAGTCAGGCAACGGTGATTGCATCCGGCCTCCGGCTCAAGCCATTCCCTGGTTCTTCTGA
- a CDS encoding PRTRC system protein E: MFFKTIHRELSSRLASVGMAMTFPGENKVCLIITPTLKAEIAEKAPHLSAPFVLTGTPDDLDAGFVDQFKAYSEVHTSLQQQVTDQIKALQEQSEAKAAKAKEDSAKKMANSRPVKPASPAAGELGRLLSGDDDPDDTGSDESNAGATPTPVLPLSVTSNAPMGADELF, translated from the coding sequence ATGTTTTTCAAAACAATTCACAGAGAACTGAGTTCGCGCCTGGCTTCGGTCGGGATGGCCATGACCTTCCCAGGTGAAAACAAGGTTTGCTTAATCATCACACCGACATTGAAAGCAGAAATTGCTGAGAAAGCGCCGCACCTGAGTGCCCCGTTTGTGCTCACCGGAACGCCCGATGATCTCGATGCCGGGTTTGTCGACCAGTTCAAGGCCTACAGTGAAGTCCACACATCGCTGCAACAGCAGGTGACGGACCAGATCAAGGCACTCCAGGAGCAATCAGAAGCCAAGGCTGCAAAGGCCAAGGAAGACTCTGCCAAGAAGATGGCGAACAGTCGACCGGTCAAGCCCGCCTCACCTGCTGCAGGTGAGCTCGGCAGACTGCTTTCGGGCGACGACGACCCAGACGACACGGGTAGCGATGAATCAAATGCTGGCGCGACGCCAACACCGGTTCTTCCGCTCTCGGTCACGTCAAACGCCCCCATGGGCGCTGACGAACTGTTCTAA
- a CDS encoding PRTRC system ParB family protein, with protein MSTTWTYPLSPAFAAENKNRNLRSDQATPASNDCIQSAVRLISYQRRIVMETPTIAGIALRDLHVPSYNPRRKVHDDQDWQDFKDSLKSKGVLQAILARPVQGKKTPYEVVAGQRRFLGSLEVFGQDYQIPALIKVMTDEEAEAASAAENLQREPMSPAEEAEAAARELARCNGDREETAKRMNMSRLKLDNRLKLMACSPLVRQRLIERRLKLGVAEMLSGLTMVKQDELVSQFDKIGIPSIEDVSAMILSLTKALPSAIFDPVDCGACAHNSARQQAMFGNIGEGHCLDAVCFDNKTEAQLQLTVDKLKDDFQRVEIVRPGDNFRVIRLTPESIGESQAIACRSCKDFGAAVSAMPNKLGKVSGGLCYGIECNETKVKDFKAAQEALNSPPPTAEKPSGAAAGPGTPPVEGSKAAGAVKPAKAEKPITEAAKPTVGLSGAVLDFRDVLYRKVVFKELAVNSEFNARFVMAIVLNSQGRLFKGEEVKSVFLKKGWMKSDLSAYGLRDAMKIMMDIPKEHALNMLPNLGAVALTDLTRAELKDLTILANPDLANYFTLNDESGKMLLEKLTKTEICAICDEIGITEKMGKTFRSISGGKKSEFIKHITSLVDFEYKGKVPNVLRPEFEK; from the coding sequence GTGTCCACCACGTGGACATACCCTCTTTCACCCGCGTTCGCGGCTGAAAACAAAAACCGCAATCTGAGATCGGATCAGGCAACGCCTGCGTCTAACGATTGCATTCAATCAGCCGTTCGGCTGATTTCATATCAAAGAAGGATAGTTATGGAAACGCCAACCATCGCGGGCATTGCCCTGCGCGACTTACACGTTCCGTCTTACAACCCTCGTCGTAAGGTTCACGACGATCAGGACTGGCAGGACTTTAAAGATAGTCTCAAATCCAAGGGAGTTCTCCAGGCAATTCTGGCTCGGCCAGTGCAGGGCAAGAAAACCCCGTACGAAGTTGTCGCTGGGCAGCGACGCTTCCTGGGCTCGCTGGAGGTATTCGGTCAAGACTACCAAATCCCAGCGCTGATCAAGGTGATGACCGACGAGGAAGCCGAAGCGGCCTCTGCCGCGGAAAACCTGCAACGCGAACCGATGAGCCCAGCCGAAGAAGCCGAAGCCGCCGCTCGTGAACTAGCGCGCTGCAATGGCGATCGCGAGGAAACCGCCAAGCGCATGAACATGTCGCGGCTCAAACTGGACAACCGGTTGAAACTCATGGCATGTTCGCCTCTGGTGCGCCAACGTCTGATTGAGCGACGGTTGAAACTGGGCGTGGCCGAGATGCTCTCGGGACTGACCATGGTCAAACAGGACGAGCTGGTCAGCCAGTTTGACAAGATCGGGATCCCCTCTATCGAGGATGTCTCGGCGATGATTCTGTCTTTGACCAAGGCACTGCCATCGGCGATCTTTGATCCTGTCGACTGTGGCGCCTGTGCACACAACAGCGCGCGTCAGCAAGCGATGTTCGGCAATATCGGGGAAGGGCATTGCCTGGACGCGGTCTGCTTCGACAATAAAACAGAGGCCCAGCTTCAGTTGACGGTCGACAAACTCAAAGACGACTTTCAGCGCGTGGAAATAGTGCGCCCCGGCGACAACTTCCGTGTGATCCGTCTTACACCAGAATCGATCGGGGAAAGTCAGGCCATTGCCTGCCGCAGCTGCAAAGACTTTGGTGCAGCCGTCTCTGCGATGCCCAACAAGCTCGGCAAGGTCAGTGGCGGGCTGTGCTACGGGATTGAATGCAACGAGACCAAGGTCAAGGATTTCAAGGCGGCGCAGGAAGCTCTCAATTCGCCCCCTCCCACAGCAGAAAAGCCATCCGGGGCTGCTGCCGGCCCCGGCACGCCACCCGTTGAAGGCTCCAAAGCCGCCGGCGCAGTCAAGCCTGCCAAGGCCGAAAAGCCCATTACCGAGGCAGCCAAGCCAACTGTGGGGCTCAGCGGCGCGGTACTCGACTTCCGTGATGTGCTGTACCGCAAGGTAGTCTTCAAGGAACTGGCGGTGAACTCCGAGTTCAATGCACGTTTTGTGATGGCCATCGTGCTCAACAGCCAGGGACGCCTGTTCAAAGGCGAGGAAGTCAAGAGTGTGTTTTTGAAAAAAGGCTGGATGAAGAGCGATTTGTCAGCCTATGGTCTGCGCGATGCGATGAAGATCATGATGGACATCCCCAAGGAACATGCACTCAACATGCTGCCCAATCTGGGGGCGGTGGCGCTGACAGATTTGACCCGGGCTGAACTCAAGGATCTCACCATCCTTGCCAATCCCGATCTGGCAAACTACTTCACACTCAACGATGAGTCCGGCAAGATGCTTCTTGAAAAGCTGACCAAAACCGAGATCTGCGCAATTTGCGACGAAATCGGGATTACCGAGAAGATGGGCAAGACTTTCCGCTCAATTTCCGGTGGCAAAAAGAGCGAGTTCATCAAGCACATCACTTCGCTCGTCGATTTTGAGTACAAAGGCAAGGTGCCCAACGTGCTCAGACCCGAGTTCGAAAAGTAA